A window from Pseudomonas frederiksbergensis encodes these proteins:
- a CDS encoding CinA family protein, which produces MKEITQLAAELGRRLRVLNAHVTAAESCTGGGISEAITRIPGSSAWFEAGYVTYSNRQKTLQLNVPEVLFETAGAVSREVVEAMVRGAQEKSQARFAVAVSGVAGPDGGSPRKPVGTVWLAWGVGEQVFSEVQYFRGSRDEVRRQTVKAALEGLLRHVAGEISNQG; this is translated from the coding sequence GTGAAAGAAATCACCCAACTGGCCGCTGAACTTGGCCGGCGCTTGCGGGTTCTCAATGCCCATGTCACCGCTGCAGAGTCCTGCACCGGCGGCGGGATCAGCGAGGCGATCACCCGCATTCCCGGGAGTTCGGCGTGGTTCGAGGCCGGGTATGTCACTTATTCCAACCGTCAGAAAACCTTGCAACTGAATGTACCCGAGGTGTTGTTCGAGACAGCGGGGGCGGTCAGTCGTGAGGTGGTCGAGGCCATGGTCCGGGGCGCGCAGGAGAAAAGCCAGGCGCGATTTGCCGTAGCGGTGAGTGGTGTGGCGGGACCGGATGGTGGTTCGCCGAGGAAACCGGTGGGTACCGTGTGGCTGGCCTGGGGCGTTGGAGAACAGGTGTTCAGCGAGGTGCAGTACTTTCGAGGCAGCCGTGACGAGGTCCGCCGACAAACGGTGAAGGCCGCGCTAGAGGGGCTGCTGCGCCATGTCGCTGGAGAAATCTCAAATCAGGGGTAG
- a CDS encoding glycoside hydrolase family 19 protein → MTVTQQQLQIVMPNACSQAGVFISALNTAMTRHNINTPKRIAAFLAQVGHESGQLQHVRELGSVQYMKKYDTGALSVRLGNTPEADGDGQKYRGRGLIQITGRDNYRQCSLGLFGDDRLLFLPALLEKPRWAAESAAWFWERNGFNELADRDQFNSITRRINGGLNGLQDRLQLWARARAVLCQPSV, encoded by the coding sequence ATGACTGTTACGCAGCAACAACTACAAATCGTTATGCCCAACGCCTGCTCCCAAGCGGGCGTTTTCATTTCCGCACTCAACACAGCCATGACCCGCCACAACATCAACACCCCGAAACGCATCGCTGCGTTTCTTGCGCAAGTCGGCCACGAGTCGGGGCAGTTGCAGCACGTGCGTGAGTTGGGCAGCGTTCAATATATGAAAAAGTACGACACAGGCGCACTGTCTGTACGCCTGGGTAATACGCCAGAGGCCGACGGCGACGGGCAAAAATACCGTGGCCGAGGCCTGATTCAGATCACGGGTCGCGACAATTACCGTCAGTGCAGTCTCGGACTCTTCGGTGATGATCGTTTGCTGTTTTTACCAGCACTTCTGGAAAAACCCCGGTGGGCCGCTGAATCGGCTGCCTGGTTCTGGGAGCGCAATGGCTTCAACGAACTGGCCGACCGTGACCAGTTCAACAGCATCACCCGTCGCATCAACGGCGGCCTGAACGGTTTACAGGACCGCTTGCAACTCTGGGCGCGGGCGAGGGCGGTGTTATGTCAGCCGTCGGTTTGA
- a CDS encoding phage holin family protein — MTNEQQALLEMPIWLVIVLALVGGVSGEMWRADKEGARGWSLLRRLALRSGACMVCGVSAIMLLYAAGVSIWTACAFGCLTAMAGADVAIGLYERWAAKRIGVCEVPPRDTRQDR; from the coding sequence ATGACAAACGAGCAACAAGCGTTGCTGGAGATGCCGATCTGGCTCGTCATCGTCCTCGCCCTGGTGGGTGGGGTGTCCGGCGAAATGTGGCGCGCCGACAAGGAGGGCGCCCGCGGCTGGTCATTGCTGCGGCGTCTGGCCTTGCGATCCGGGGCCTGCATGGTCTGCGGGGTCTCGGCCATCATGCTGCTGTATGCCGCCGGCGTGTCGATCTGGACGGCTTGCGCATTCGGTTGCCTGACGGCGATGGCTGGGGCAGACGTTGCCATTGGCCTTTATGAGCGCTGGGCGGCCAAGCGGATTGGCGTTTGCGAAGTGCCGCCGCGAGATACCCGCCAGGATCGCTGA
- a CDS encoding tail fiber assembly protein produces the protein MKKYARVVEGKVDNIFETINPITDEFPSDQLWVEVTGLSTNQVDYSYNAVNTDGVWSFNSGFPWPQSPLGEQLRNEKAQRLDKITASVESTALQFKVDLGHATAAEEAYLLAYKQFCVAFQQVNKQPDFPLTIVWPELA, from the coding sequence ATGAAAAAATACGCACGCGTTGTTGAAGGCAAAGTCGACAACATCTTCGAAACAATTAACCCCATTACCGATGAGTTTCCATCCGATCAGCTCTGGGTGGAGGTCACTGGGTTGTCCACTAACCAGGTCGACTATTCCTACAACGCAGTGAACACCGACGGAGTATGGAGCTTCAACTCGGGTTTCCCTTGGCCACAATCGCCGCTGGGTGAGCAGCTGCGCAATGAGAAAGCCCAGCGACTCGACAAGATTACGGCCAGCGTTGAATCCACGGCGTTGCAATTCAAAGTAGATCTTGGGCACGCCACTGCCGCTGAAGAAGCTTACCTGCTTGCCTACAAGCAGTTTTGCGTCGCCTTCCAACAAGTCAATAAACAGCCGGATTTTCCGCTGACCATCGTATGGCCTGAGTTGGCATAA
- a CDS encoding helix-turn-helix transcriptional regulator encodes MQKRNVSTVLRALLDQAGISPTELHRRTGVPQSTLSRILSGKIVDPSDKHISKIAEYFGVSTDQLRGRADVVPAASAGRDQLHSELKDISLWDDDTPVDDDEVSVPFLREVELAAGSGRFVIEESERSSLRFGKRSLRHNGVQFDQAKCVTVRGNSMLPVLRDGATVGVNAGKCGIGDIVDGDLYAINHNGQLRVKQLYRLPTGIRLRSFNRDEHPDEDYTFQEIQEEQIVILGHVFWWGMYAR; translated from the coding sequence ATGCAAAAACGCAATGTTTCTACCGTCTTAAGAGCGCTGCTCGATCAGGCCGGGATCTCCCCCACGGAGCTTCACCGTCGTACCGGCGTGCCTCAATCCACTCTCTCGCGGATCCTCAGCGGGAAGATCGTCGATCCCTCGGACAAACACATCTCGAAGATCGCCGAGTACTTCGGCGTGAGCACCGACCAGTTGCGGGGGCGAGCGGATGTCGTGCCGGCAGCCAGCGCCGGGCGCGATCAATTGCATTCGGAACTCAAGGACATAAGTCTGTGGGACGACGATACGCCCGTCGATGATGACGAGGTCTCGGTCCCCTTTCTTCGCGAGGTTGAATTGGCTGCAGGATCAGGAAGATTCGTCATCGAAGAAAGCGAGCGCTCTAGCCTGCGTTTCGGCAAGCGGAGTCTGCGCCACAACGGCGTGCAGTTCGACCAGGCCAAATGCGTGACCGTGCGCGGCAACAGTATGTTGCCGGTGCTGCGCGACGGCGCCACGGTAGGCGTCAACGCCGGCAAGTGCGGGATTGGTGACATCGTCGACGGTGACCTCTACGCCATCAACCACAACGGCCAGTTGCGAGTGAAACAGCTTTATCGCCTGCCGACAGGGATACGCCTGCGCAGCTTCAATCGCGATGAGCATCCAGACGAGGACTACACCTTCCAGGAAATCCAGGAAGAGCAGATTGTCATCCTCGGTCACGTCTTCTGGTGGGGCATGTACGCCCGTTAG
- the mutS gene encoding DNA mismatch repair protein MutS — protein MNKALSDLSSHTPMMQQYWRLKNQHPDQLMFYRMGDFYEIFYEDAKKAAKLLDITLTARGQSAGQAIPMCGIPYHAAEGYLAKLVKLGESVVICEQVGDPATSKGPVDRQVVRIITPGTVSDEALLDERRDNLIAAVLGDERLFGLAVLDITSGNFTVLEIKGWENLLAELERVNPVELMIPDDWPKDLPAEKRRGVRRRAPWDFERDSALKSLCQQFSTQDLKGFGCENLTLAIGAAGCLLSYAKETQRTALPHLRSLRHERLDDTVVLDGASRRNLELDTNLAGGRDNTLQSVVDRCQTAMGSRLLTRWLNRPLRDLTVLLARQTSITCLLDGYRFEKLQPQLKEIGDIERILARIGLRNARPRDLARLRDALGALPELQVAMTELEAPHIIQLAKTTSIYPELAALLAKAIIDNPPAVIRDGGVLKTGYDAELDDLQSLSENAGQFLIDLEAREKARTGLSHLKVGYNRIHGYFIELPSKQAESAPADYIRRQTLKGAERFITPELKAFEDKALSAKSRALAREKMLYEALLEDLIAQLPPLQDTAAALAELDVLSNLAERALNLDLNCPRFVSEPCMRISQGRHPVVEQVLTTPFVANDLSLDDNTRMLVITGPNMGGKSTYMRQTALIVLLAHIGSFVPAASCELSLVDRIFTRIGSSDDLAGGRSTFMVEMSETANILHNATERSLVLMDEVGRGTSTFDGLSLAWAAAERLAHLRAYTLFATHYFELTVLPEAQPLVANVHLNATEHNERIVFLHHVLPGPASQSYGLAVAQLAGVPSEVIVRAREHLGRLEATALPHEAPKTAKGKPATPQQSDMFASLPHPVLDDLAKLDLDDMTPRRALEMLYTLKTRI, from the coding sequence ATGAATAAAGCCCTTTCTGATCTGTCCTCCCACACGCCAATGATGCAGCAGTACTGGCGCCTGAAAAACCAGCACCCTGACCAGTTGATGTTCTACCGCATGGGCGACTTCTACGAGATCTTCTATGAAGACGCGAAGAAGGCCGCCAAGTTGCTGGACATCACCTTGACCGCCCGTGGGCAGTCGGCGGGCCAGGCGATTCCGATGTGTGGGATTCCTTACCACGCCGCGGAAGGTTACCTGGCGAAACTGGTCAAGCTCGGCGAGTCGGTGGTGATCTGTGAGCAGGTCGGCGACCCGGCGACCAGCAAGGGACCGGTGGATCGTCAGGTGGTGCGGATCATCACGCCGGGTACGGTCAGCGATGAAGCGCTGCTGGATGAGCGTCGGGACAACCTGATCGCAGCGGTGCTGGGTGACGAGCGTCTGTTCGGCCTGGCGGTGCTGGATATCACCAGCGGCAACTTCACCGTGCTGGAGATCAAGGGCTGGGAAAACCTGCTGGCGGAACTGGAGCGGGTCAATCCGGTAGAACTGATGATCCCGGACGATTGGCCGAAAGACCTGCCGGCGGAGAAACGTCGTGGGGTTCGTCGCCGCGCGCCGTGGGATTTCGAGCGTGACTCGGCACTGAAAAGTCTTTGCCAGCAGTTTTCCACCCAGGACCTGAAAGGTTTCGGCTGCGAGAACCTGACCCTGGCCATCGGCGCCGCCGGTTGCCTGCTCAGCTACGCCAAGGAAACCCAGCGCACCGCCCTGCCCCATTTGCGCAGCCTGCGCCATGAACGCCTGGACGACACCGTGGTGCTGGACGGCGCGAGCCGTCGCAACCTGGAACTGGACACCAACCTGGCCGGCGGTCGCGACAACACGTTGCAATCGGTGGTCGATCGCTGCCAGACCGCCATGGGCAGCCGTCTGCTGACCCGCTGGCTGAACCGCCCGCTGCGGGATTTGACCGTATTGCTGGCGCGCCAGACCTCGATCACCTGCCTGCTCGACGGTTACCGTTTCGAGAAACTGCAACCGCAGCTCAAGGAAATCGGCGACATCGAGCGGATCCTGGCGCGGATCGGCCTGCGTAATGCCCGTCCTCGCGACCTGGCTCGCCTGCGCGATGCGCTTGGTGCATTGCCTGAGTTGCAAGTGGCGATGACGGAGCTGGAAGCTCCGCACATCATTCAACTGGCGAAGACCACCAGCATCTACCCGGAACTGGCGGCGCTGCTGGCAAAAGCCATCATCGACAACCCACCGGCCGTTATCCGTGACGGCGGCGTGTTAAAAACCGGATACGACGCCGAACTGGACGATTTGCAATCGCTCAGCGAAAACGCCGGGCAATTCCTGATCGACCTCGAAGCCCGCGAGAAGGCCCGTACCGGTCTGTCGCACCTGAAAGTCGGTTACAACCGCATTCATGGCTACTTCATCGAGTTACCAAGCAAGCAGGCTGAATCGGCGCCGGCAGACTATATCCGTCGCCAGACGTTGAAAGGTGCCGAGCGCTTCATTACGCCGGAACTGAAGGCATTCGAGGACAAGGCCCTGTCGGCGAAGAGCCGCGCCCTGGCGCGCGAGAAGATGCTCTATGAAGCACTGCTCGAAGATTTGATCGCCCAGTTGCCGCCGTTGCAGGACACCGCGGCGGCACTGGCCGAACTGGACGTGCTGAGCAACCTTGCCGAGCGCGCGCTGAACCTCGATCTGAACTGTCCGCGCTTCGTCAGCGAGCCGTGCATGCGCATCAGCCAGGGTCGTCACCCGGTGGTCGAGCAAGTGCTGACCACGCCGTTCGTGGCCAACGACCTGAGCCTCGATGACAACACCCGCATGTTGGTGATTACCGGTCCGAACATGGGCGGTAAATCCACCTACATGCGCCAGACCGCACTGATCGTGCTGCTGGCACACATCGGCAGCTTCGTGCCGGCGGCCAGTTGCGAGTTGTCTCTGGTGGATAGGATCTTTACCCGGATCGGTTCCAGTGATGACCTGGCCGGCGGACGTTCGACCTTCATGGTTGAAATGAGCGAAACCGCGAACATTCTGCACAACGCCACCGAGCGCAGCCTGGTGCTGATGGACGAAGTCGGTCGCGGCACCAGCACCTTCGACGGTCTGTCCCTGGCGTGGGCGGCGGCCGAACGCCTGGCGCATCTGCGGGCTTATACGCTGTTTGCCACCCACTACTTCGAGCTGACCGTGTTGCCGGAAGCCCAGCCATTGGTGGCTAACGTCCACCTTAACGCCACCGAGCACAACGAACGCATCGTGTTCCTGCACCACGTGCTGCCAGGGCCTGCCAGCCAAAGCTACGGCCTTGCGGTAGCGCAGTTGGCCGGTGTGCCGAGCGAAGTGATCGTGCGCGCTCGCGAACACTTGGGCCGGCTGGAAGCGACCGCACTGCCTCATGAAGCTCCCAAGACCGCCAAAGGCAAACCAGCCACGCCGCAACAGAGCGACATGTTCGCCAGCCTGCCGCATCCGGTGCTGGATGATCTGGCCAAACTTGATCTGGACGACATGACGCCGCGTCGTGCGCTCGAAATGCTCTATACACTAAAGACACGGATCTAA
- the fdxA gene encoding ferredoxin FdxA has translation MTFVVTDNCIKCKYTDCVEVCPVDCFYEGPNFLVIHPDECIDCALCEPECPAVAIFSEDEVPEDMQQFIQLNVELAEIWPNITEKKESLPDAEEWDGVKGKIKDLER, from the coding sequence ATGACCTTCGTCGTCACCGACAACTGCATCAAGTGCAAGTACACCGACTGCGTAGAAGTGTGTCCGGTGGACTGCTTTTACGAAGGCCCGAATTTCCTGGTGATTCACCCGGATGAGTGCATCGACTGCGCACTGTGCGAACCAGAATGCCCTGCCGTGGCCATCTTCTCCGAAGATGAAGTCCCGGAAGACATGCAGCAATTCATTCAGCTGAACGTTGAGCTGGCGGAAATCTGGCCCAACATCACCGAGAAGAAAGAATCTTTGCCCGATGCCGAAGAGTGGGATGGTGTCAAAGGCAAGATCAAAGATCTCGAACGCTGA
- the rpoS gene encoding RNA polymerase sigma factor RpoS: MALSKEVPEFDIDDEVLLMETGIGTDSMSNDEGAAPPSVRAKSKHSASLKQHKYIDYTRALDATQLYLNEIGFSPLLSPEEEVHFARLSQSGDPAGRKRMIESNLRLVVKIARRYVNRGLSLLDLIEEGNLGLIRAVEKFDPERGFRFSTYATWWIRQTIERAIMNQTRTIRLPIHVVKELNVYLRAARELTQKLDHEPSPEEIANLLEKPVGEVKRMLGLNERVSSVDVSLGPDSDKTLLDTLTDDRPTDPCELLQDDDLSQSIDQWLSELTDKQREVVIRRFGLRGHESSTLEDVGLEIGLTRERVRQIQVEGLKRLREILEKNGLSSESLFQ; this comes from the coding sequence ATGGCTCTCAGTAAAGAAGTGCCGGAGTTTGACATCGACGATGAGGTTCTCCTGATGGAGACCGGCATCGGTACGGATTCGATGTCGAATGATGAAGGGGCTGCTCCACCTTCCGTTCGTGCCAAATCCAAACACTCCGCCTCGTTAAAGCAACACAAGTACATTGACTACACGCGTGCGCTCGATGCCACGCAGCTGTACCTCAATGAGATTGGTTTTTCCCCCCTGCTATCCCCCGAAGAAGAAGTTCATTTTGCGCGCTTGTCGCAAAGTGGAGATCCGGCCGGGCGCAAACGCATGATTGAAAGTAACCTGCGGCTGGTGGTGAAAATCGCCCGGCGTTACGTCAATCGGGGTCTGTCGCTGCTTGACCTGATCGAAGAGGGCAACCTCGGTCTTATCCGGGCGGTAGAGAAGTTCGACCCCGAACGCGGCTTCCGCTTTTCGACCTACGCGACCTGGTGGATTCGTCAGACCATCGAGCGCGCGATCATGAACCAGACCCGGACCATCCGGTTGCCGATTCATGTGGTCAAAGAGCTCAACGTGTACCTGCGGGCTGCACGGGAGCTGACGCAAAAACTCGATCACGAACCCTCACCCGAAGAAATTGCCAACCTGCTGGAAAAACCGGTGGGCGAGGTCAAGCGCATGCTCGGCCTGAACGAACGGGTTTCTTCGGTCGACGTCTCACTGGGTCCGGATTCGGATAAAACCCTGCTGGACACCCTTACCGATGACCGTCCAACCGATCCATGTGAACTGTTGCAGGATGACGACCTGTCCCAGAGCATTGATCAATGGCTCTCGGAGTTGACCGACAAGCAACGCGAAGTGGTGATACGCCGCTTCGGCCTGCGCGGTCACGAGAGCAGCACGCTTGAAGATGTAGGCCTGGAAATTGGCCTGACCCGGGAGCGGGTCAGACAGATTCAGGTTGAAGGCCTGAAGCGTCTTCGGGAGATTCTCGAGAAGAACGGCCTGTCGAGCGAGTCGCTGTTTCAATAA
- a CDS encoding peptidoglycan DD-metalloendopeptidase family protein translates to MSLTVIAQRMGKTSFQRLVTGLVLSTLLVGCSSNKSSDVRVVDRNKAVAQRPAVTTGQYVVRPKDTLFSIAFRYGWDYKALAARNNIPTPYTIHPGQTIRFDGRTGSTPTPMASTADSTPSSSLKTTVIRRQANGATTSTAVVTPSVGSKPTPAPMPPAGPAPTGWGWPSNGILIGKFSSNGSLNKGIDIAGDLGQPVLAASDGTVVYAGSGLRGYGELVIIKHSDTYVSAYGHNRRLLVREGQQVKVGQTIAEMGSTGTDRVKLHFEIRRQGKPVDPLQFLPRR, encoded by the coding sequence GTGAGTCTCACAGTCATTGCGCAGCGAATGGGTAAAACGAGCTTTCAGCGCCTGGTGACTGGCCTTGTCTTGAGCACCTTGCTGGTAGGTTGCTCCAGCAACAAGTCGAGTGATGTTCGCGTCGTCGATCGCAACAAAGCCGTCGCCCAGCGTCCGGCAGTGACCACGGGTCAATACGTCGTCCGGCCTAAAGACACCTTGTTCTCCATTGCCTTTCGCTACGGTTGGGACTACAAAGCCCTCGCGGCACGCAACAACATTCCTACGCCTTACACGATCCATCCGGGTCAGACGATTCGCTTTGACGGTCGCACCGGTTCAACGCCGACGCCGATGGCCAGCACCGCCGATTCAACGCCTTCTTCGTCGCTGAAAACCACGGTAATCCGGCGCCAGGCGAATGGCGCAACCACCAGTACAGCGGTGGTTACACCGTCCGTCGGCAGCAAGCCGACCCCTGCTCCGATGCCTCCTGCCGGTCCGGCCCCGACCGGCTGGGGGTGGCCATCTAATGGCATTCTTATTGGAAAATTCTCTTCAAACGGGAGTTTGAATAAAGGAATTGATATCGCCGGGGATTTGGGACAGCCTGTTTTAGCTGCGTCTGATGGGACGGTGGTATACGCCGGGAGTGGCTTAAGGGGCTACGGCGAATTAGTCATCATCAAACACAGCGACACCTACGTCAGTGCCTACGGACATAACCGCAGGCTGTTGGTTCGGGAGGGGCAGCAGGTCAAGGTCGGACAGACAATTGCCGAAATGGGGTCAACGGGTACAGACCGGGTGAAGCTGCATTTTGAGATTCGCCGACAAGGTAAACCAGTAGATCCGCTGCAATTCCTGCCACGTCGTTGA
- a CDS encoding protein-L-isoaspartate(D-aspartate) O-methyltransferase, giving the protein MTSQRTRERLIQRLYEEGISNAKVLEVIRRTPRHLFVDEALAHRAYEDTALPIGNNQTISQPYMVARMSELLLEAGPLDKVMEIGTGSGYQTAVLSQLVERVFSVERIKVLQDRAKERLVELNLRNVVFRWGDGWEGWPALAPYNGIIVTAVATDVPQALLDQLAPGGRLVIPVGSGEVQQLMLIIREEQGFSRRVLGAVRFVPLLNGPLA; this is encoded by the coding sequence ATGACCTCGCAACGGACTCGTGAGCGCCTCATTCAACGCCTGTATGAAGAAGGAATTTCCAACGCCAAGGTGCTGGAAGTCATTCGCCGTACACCGCGTCACCTGTTTGTCGACGAGGCGCTGGCTCATCGTGCCTACGAAGACACGGCACTGCCGATCGGCAATAACCAGACCATCTCGCAGCCTTATATGGTGGCTCGCATGAGCGAGCTGCTGCTGGAGGCAGGTCCTCTCGACAAGGTGATGGAAATCGGCACCGGCTCGGGCTATCAGACGGCGGTACTGTCGCAACTGGTCGAACGGGTATTTTCAGTCGAGCGCATCAAGGTTCTGCAGGACCGGGCCAAGGAACGCCTGGTGGAACTGAACCTGCGCAACGTAGTGTTCCGCTGGGGCGATGGTTGGGAAGGCTGGCCGGCGCTGGCGCCTTACAACGGCATTATCGTGACGGCGGTGGCGACCGATGTACCTCAGGCGCTGCTCGATCAGTTGGCACCGGGAGGGCGGCTGGTGATTCCGGTCGGCTCGGGCGAGGTTCAACAATTGATGCTGATCATCCGGGAAGAGCAGGGCTTTTCCCGGCGTGTGCTGGGGGCTGTTCGCTTCGTCCCGTTGCTCAATGGGCCACTGGCCTGA
- the surE gene encoding 5'/3'-nucleotidase SurE has translation MRILISNDDGVTAPGLAALYAALADYTECVVIAPDQDKSGASSSLTLDRPLHPQTLANGFISLNGTPTDCVHLGLNGLLECEADMVVSGINLGANLGDDVLYSGTVAAALEGRFLARPSFAFSLVSRQVENLPTAAYFARKLVEAHADLELPPRTVLNVNIPNLPLDHIRGVQLTRLGHRARAAAPIKVVDPRGKSGYWIAAAGDAEDGGPGTDFHAVMQGYVSITPLQLDRTFNDAFRSLDGWLEGLN, from the coding sequence ATGCGTATTCTGATTTCTAACGACGATGGGGTAACCGCACCCGGTCTCGCCGCGCTTTATGCTGCGCTGGCGGATTACACCGAATGCGTGGTTATCGCCCCGGACCAAGACAAAAGCGGCGCCAGCAGCTCGCTGACGCTCGACCGTCCGTTACACCCGCAAACCCTGGCCAACGGCTTTATCAGCCTCAATGGCACACCGACCGATTGCGTGCACCTGGGCCTTAATGGCTTGCTGGAGTGCGAGGCGGACATGGTGGTTTCAGGTATCAACCTGGGCGCCAACCTGGGTGATGACGTGTTGTATTCCGGCACCGTGGCGGCAGCCCTTGAGGGACGTTTCCTGGCGCGCCCTTCGTTTGCCTTTTCGTTGGTCTCACGGCAAGTGGAGAACCTTCCCACAGCCGCGTACTTCGCGCGCAAACTGGTAGAGGCTCACGCGGACCTTGAACTGCCACCGCGTACGGTACTGAACGTGAACATTCCGAATTTGCCGCTGGACCATATTCGCGGTGTTCAACTGACCCGCCTCGGTCATCGCGCACGTGCTGCGGCGCCGATCAAAGTGGTCGATCCGCGCGGCAAATCCGGTTACTGGATTGCGGCGGCGGGGGATGCCGAAGATGGCGGCCCGGGCACCGATTTTCATGCGGTGATGCAAGGCTATGTTTCAATCACCCCACTGCAACTGGATCGCACCTTTAATGATGCCTTCAGAAGTCTCGATGGCTGGCTGGAGGGGCTGAACTAA
- the truD gene encoding tRNA pseudouridine(13) synthase TruD, translating into MNELQLLGPRAYGEALGTAVLKATAEDFQVDEVLNIPLSGDGEHLWIWVEKRGLNTEEAARRIAKAAGVPLRTVSYAGLKDRQALTRQWFSVQLPGKADPDLSAAENDTLKILKTGRHKRKLQRGAHSANGFTLRLTQFAGDKAAIDERLQLIAKQGIPNYFGAQRFGFDGGNVVDARAWAARKALPEQRNVRSRLLSTARSFLFNQVLAARVADGTWQRALVGDLLAFTDSRSFFPAGEAECSDPRLAILDLHPTGPQWGEGDSPATGAVHELEQAIATREADLRDWLINAGMSHERRILRLPIGGLTWHYPEPDILQLEFVLPAGCFATVLVRELVDLVPVGQTDSPCVF; encoded by the coding sequence ATGAACGAACTGCAATTGCTCGGCCCGCGGGCCTATGGCGAAGCCCTCGGCACTGCAGTGCTGAAAGCCACGGCGGAAGATTTCCAGGTCGATGAAGTCCTCAACATTCCCCTCAGTGGCGACGGCGAGCACTTGTGGATCTGGGTGGAAAAACGCGGTCTGAATACCGAAGAAGCGGCACGACGGATCGCCAAGGCGGCGGGCGTGCCATTGCGCACCGTCAGTTACGCGGGCCTCAAGGATCGTCAGGCGCTGACTCGCCAATGGTTCAGCGTGCAACTACCGGGCAAGGCTGATCCTGATCTGTCGGCGGCAGAAAACGATACGCTGAAGATCCTCAAGACCGGCCGGCACAAACGCAAGCTGCAACGCGGTGCTCACTCGGCCAATGGTTTCACGTTGCGACTGACGCAATTCGCTGGCGACAAAGCGGCGATCGACGAGCGTCTGCAACTGATCGCCAAGCAAGGTATTCCCAATTATTTCGGCGCCCAGCGTTTTGGGTTTGACGGCGGTAACGTGGTCGATGCCCGTGCCTGGGCGGCGCGTAAAGCGTTGCCGGAGCAGCGCAACGTGCGTTCGCGTCTGCTCTCTACGGCGCGCAGCTTTCTGTTTAATCAGGTGTTGGCGGCGCGTGTCGCCGATGGCACCTGGCAGCGTGCCCTGGTTGGCGATCTGCTGGCCTTCACCGACAGTCGCAGCTTCTTTCCGGCCGGTGAAGCCGAGTGCAGCGACCCGCGCCTGGCGATTCTCGATCTGCACCCGACCGGTCCGCAGTGGGGCGAAGGTGACTCGCCGGCCACTGGCGCTGTCCATGAACTGGAGCAGGCAATCGCCACGCGCGAAGCGGACTTGCGTGATTGGTTGATTAACGCCGGTATGAGCCACGAACGTCGCATCCTGCGACTGCCCATTGGTGGGTTGACGTGGCATTATCCCGAGCCTGACATTCTGCAACTGGAATTCGTCCTTCCGGCCGGATGCTTTGCCACCGTATTGGTGCGCGAGCTTGTTGATCTGGTGCCGGTGGGGCAGACGGACAGCCCATGCGTATTCTGA
- the ispF gene encoding 2-C-methyl-D-erythritol 2,4-cyclodiphosphate synthase, which translates to MRIGHGYDVHRFAEGDFITLGGVRIAHGFGLLAHSDGDVLLHALSDALLGAAALGDIGKHFPDTDPTYKGADSRVLLRHVIALIHAKGWKVGNVDNTIVAQAPKMAPHIESMRALIAADLQVELDQVNVKATTTEKLGFVGREEGIAVHSIALLLRA; encoded by the coding sequence ATGCGTATTGGCCACGGCTATGATGTGCACCGTTTCGCTGAAGGCGATTTCATTACACTGGGCGGCGTGCGCATTGCACACGGCTTCGGGCTGCTCGCTCATTCCGACGGTGACGTCCTGCTGCACGCCTTGAGCGATGCCTTGCTCGGCGCCGCTGCGCTGGGTGATATCGGCAAACATTTCCCGGACACCGACCCGACATACAAAGGCGCCGACAGCCGAGTGCTGTTGCGCCACGTCATCGCACTGATCCACGCCAAGGGCTGGAAAGTCGGCAACGTCGATAACACCATCGTCGCCCAGGCGCCGAAAATGGCCCCGCATATCGAATCGATGCGCGCGCTGATTGCCGCGGATCTTCAAGTTGAGTTGGATCAAGTGAACGTGAAAGCTACCACCACCGAAAAGCTCGGCTTTGTCGGTCGCGAAGAAGGCATTGCCGTGCACTCCATTGCCTTGTTGCTGCGCGCATGA